The following proteins are encoded in a genomic region of Diadema setosum chromosome 10, eeDiaSeto1, whole genome shotgun sequence:
- the LOC140233661 gene encoding uncharacterized protein, producing MMNTTNFRGNNDYYLRKTTCQKDQTRGGNHPTKTPSSSGSVMPGTSGTNRPPQQGARRPSMTQQQPPMSNSNPQRPDAMEAAQSDPDPNEHLLSEMRKTFSDFQVELRAKLDHVILDLDAVKNDLASVKSTMQDLEGSVADTSARISMVESDKIPNLERYLDQIKAEFEEKLMEQEIHHRKQNLLFYGIPAQPQEDIYKTASKAFAKILDIPIEEADNIQIVNAHRLPTKKTPSGTSGSPTAPDPVIVRFARMYDRDRVVRAFQQPRRQPTDRNGDPAAGERITVRTDLTARMKRERGRLAGIAYNIRKSQHLKTRITVHHTKVLLQTKNPNEPSSKWSMWSE from the coding sequence ATGATGAACACGACAAACTTTCGTGGAAACAACGACTACTACCTTAGGAAAACAACCTGCCAAAAGGACCAAACTCGTGGGGGAAATCACCCAACAAAGACGCCTTCCTCTAGCGGTAGTGTCATGCCGGGTACTTCGGGTACCAATCGCCCCCCACAGCAAGGAGCCCGCCGACCAAGCATGACCCAACAGCAACCCCCAATGAGCAACAGCAACCCCCAACGCCCCGACGCGATGGAAGCGGCCCAATCCGACCCGGACCCGAATGAACACTTGCTATCTGAAATGAGGAAAACGTTCTCCGACTTCCAAGTGGAACTACGGGCCAAACTGGATCATGTCATTTTGGATTTGGATGCCGTCAAAAATGATCTCGCCTCGGTTAAATCCACCATGCAGGATCTCGAAGGGTCTGTAGCAGATACTTCAGCGAGAATCTCCATGGTTGAATCCGACAAAATCCCTAACCTTGAACGATACCTGGATCAAATCAAAGCCGAGTTCGAGGAAAAACTAATGGAACAAGAAATTCACCACCGCAAGCAGAATTTGTTGTTTTATGGTATACCAGCCCAACCCCAAGAAGACATCTACAAAACTGCCTCCAAAGCTTTTGCCAAAATTTTGGATATCCCCATCGAAGAGGCAGACAACATCCAAATCGTCAACGCCCATCGATTGCCAACAAAGAAAACCCCCTCCGGAACCAGTGGTTCACCTACAGCCCCGGACCCCGTCATCGTCCGATTTGCAAGAATGTACGACCGAGACCGAGTTGTGCGTGCCTTCCAGCAGCCACGACGACAGCCCACGGATCGCAACGGGGACCCAGCGGCAGGCGAACGCATCACTGTACGTACAGATCTCACTGCTAGAATGAAACGAGAACGCGGTCGCCTAGCAGGCATTGCCTACAACATTCGCAAATCCCAACATCTGAAAACCAGGATTACTGTTCATCACACCAAGGTCCTGCTCCAAACGAAGAACCCGAATGAACCTTCATCTAAGTGGTCGATGTGGTCCGAATAG